TAACAAGGCACGACACAAAGTCATAGCTAGTCCTAGAGGATTGGGCAAGACTCATAATTCAGCTCGTATTTTTCTTCAATATCTACTTGAACAAGATAACGACATGACATGGTTTAGATACACTGAATCTGCTGTTTATGAAAGCTTTGTTAAACTTTTTAGTAATATTATTGCAGAAGAAAATCTGGAAAACCTATTTAAGATACAACAAAACAAAAACAATGATTTATGGGAAATAAGATGCAAGGTTAGCAACTCTGTTCTTGATTTCAGGGGAGCTTTTTCTTCTCATGCACTTAAAGGAATTGAAGGTAAGAACAAATTACTATTCGATGAGGCTACAGAATTTAGTATTGACTCCATGCTTAAAATTGAAGGAAGTATTAAAAAAGATAACAAAATAGAGTTTTGGTACTGTTTCAACCACGGTAGTAAATCAAAATTCAACAAGATTGATAGTAAAGACTTAATAGAGGGTATGAAGAAAAGGGGAGCCTACTTCTTAAAACTAAAACCTCAGGATAACATATATTTAGATGAATCTTATTTCCAAAATCTGGAAGGATTTAAATATTTAAGTCCTCAAGCTTATTACGAGGCTACGGGTAAGATTTTTAAGAAGGAAGAGGAGGTGGTCGAAAGAAAACCTCTTAACATAATGAGTCGAACTATTAAGAGAAAATTTAGCGGCCTTTAATAAGACTCTTTACCCTACTCATCTCCTTATCATCAAGCTTACCCTCACAGAGTAGGTTAGTTTTATAGCTGGCATCCCTTTTAAAGATGAGTTCTTTATTCTTTGGTACATATGTTGGATACACAGATCCATATTCTCTTATCTGAAGAAACTTAAGTTCAAGCTCGATATAATTACCAGCATTTCCCTTAATATCTATTTCTTGCAAGTAGTATCCAAAATTAACAGGATTCATATCAGATAACAGAGAGGATTGTAAAGATATCTCATATGGTAAAACTCCATTATTTGGTGTTCGCCTGTGTGATTCAAATAGCCTATAAAGCTCTTGTACTTGCTCCTCCTTACTATAAATTGGAGCGTCTCCCTTATCTGCATGAGCACTACTACCATCTAGTGATTTAATATCATTGTTCAAATTCTTATTCGTAATCATGCTTTTTAAATAATTAATATCAATCATATCGTAAATATTGGCTGTAATACTTAAATTTGCAGGCTCTAACCCATAATACAAATAATTCCATGAACCAACACCTCCCTTCTTACTGTTTGGAGCTACATTCTTAACTTCACTTCTAGTTTTGTGATTCTTATGCACACCCGTAATATTATGCAGTGTTATCTTATGGTCAACCCCACCTTCCCTAAAGACTAAATTTAGAAAACAACTATCATTCATTATTGGGACGAAATAGGGTACATTTATTGGGAAAAGAGGTTCAAAATTTAAAGACAAATCTCTTATTCGCTCAATTCCTACAATCTTTAAATCCAAAGACATCTGAAGAGAAGGATAAGAACTTGAAATAGACATATTTTCAAGTAGACATTTAATCTTATCAATACATCGAGCCTTCCCTTTCTGCTCCTCAGCACGTAGATACAAGCTAATCTGACCAGTATAGTATGGATACAACTTATCAAAAAAGTATGTATTCTCAGGTAGCTCTAGATTAAGGGATCCTCCTTTAAAACTTCTCAGGACGCCTACTAATTGCCCTCTGAGATTGTACTGCTCCTCATTTTCAAAATCAAGAGCTAGTGAAAAATCTAGAGGATATATAGGAATCATACTAGTATGCTCACCTATTGAAAAAAAGAGTGATACTGCATCATAAAAATGAGTATGTTCTTCTAAAAGATTAGATTCATTGCCAATAATCTTATTACTATTAACGCGAGACATAGCAACTTTTCTGTAAAGATTATTAACACCATCCAGAGCAGCATTTGTAATCTTATTGTGCACTAAAGTATCTAGTACACCCTCACCTGCAACCCTTAATTCATGTTCAATCCTATCTTTTAATCTATTAATAACTTGTCCTGTATCAATTCTCATCTATACTCCCTACTAGCCATCAAGAACATTTCCAAACAAATATGCACTCCTCATTTGATCAAGCAATACAGAATCACTTTGACTCGCATCCTTTGCAGTATTCATGTTCTCCTTAATACTTAAGACATTAATATCAATATTTTTGACAAACACTTGTATCTTTTCAATCAAAGATCTAATTGATGCTAAGTCATTAAGTCCATTCTCAACAGATACAACCTTAATACCAGTATCAACATTCTTCTCAACTCCAACCTTTAAAGCACTGGTTAAATTTGAAAGGGATGAAAGTCGTGAATATCCTAATGCATAAACCTCACCACCACCGCCTATTCCCTTAGCAAGATTACCAAAAGCAGTACTAGTATCATCTAATTTTTTAGTAAAATCACCCGTTGCTAATCCAACAAGATCACTTAACCCTAAAAGATCACTAAAATAAGACCCCTTCTCCAATGTCCAATCTTTAACCGTCCCAAACCCCTCTTTTAATGACTCGCCCACTTTTCCCGAAAATTCACCAGCCTTTCCAATAAGACCATCAAATAGAGATCCTAAAGATTCCTTAACCGAATCTAGTGCTCCAATAGAATCAAGTCCCAAATAAAGACCAGCAAGACCGGCACCTACTATACCAAACTTGCTAGCAGTCAAGGCAACAGCCATCTTGATGACTTTATCTGATACATACTTGTAAATACTCCTAGCATTTTCACCAATACTGAGGAAAAACAAATTAAACATTTTAGCCATGTTAGGAATAACACTAGCTATGCCAGTAAATGCTGCTAATGTGGTTTTTGCAAAAAGAACAATTCCTGATATCCCCATCTTAATAGCAGAGGGTAGGAATCCTGTAAACACAGACACTAATCCCTTACCAAATCCCCATACTACATTCTTAAGTCCAATAAACATTGAAAGTAAAGAATTACTCTTATTGAAAATGAAAAGACCTTTAAGAAGACCTCCTACTCCCCGCCCTGCAGCCCCTAAAGCCTTTCCTACATCAGAAAACATACCCTTAATGGATCCCTTATTGTAATAAATACCCGTTATTGCTATTATCATGGGTGCAATATCAGAAAACATTGAAATAAAAGACCCCAAAACCCCAGCTGTTAAGGTTATACCGCCCCCAAAAAGCTTTGCAAAGATATTTTCACTTGCTCTCATTTTATTAACAAAATCAATAAATCCAGTAGCAATATCAAATGTCATCCACTGAAACCCTCTTGCGATGTTTCCGTATCCAGTTTGAAAATCAGCAACTACCGTAGCGAATGCCTTCTTACTACTTGCAAAAGTTCGATTCATAATATCAGCATTCTCCTGAAATCTTTTTCTAAACTCATTGCTATTAATGCCCATATCTTTTTCATTCTCAAGGGTAATACTTTTAATTTGTGAACTCATTTCATCAAGATTAGGAATAGATATTGCAACCGACTTAGCTCCCCTGATGGTAAATATCTGCATCAAATCACTAATTACATCCCTTAAATCCTTATCCTTGTGTTCAGCTCTAGACATTTGATTAATATAAGACAGCGTCTCAACTAGATTCATATCCTCACCAGTATCTTTCTTAAAATCAGTTCTCCATTTCTTCTTAGCCCTTGCAAGCCTCATTAAAAAATTATTAATAGATGTGTCTGTTTCACTAGCTGACACACCCGCAGAAGTCATAGTACCCGCCAATACACCTAACTCCTCTAGTGTAAACCCAGCTCCTAAATTATTAGTAGTTAAGGACTTTGCCAAAGCCTTATATGGTGTCTCACCTTTTGGAAGATTGAACTTATACTTATTAGATACCATACTCATAGTATTCATAGTCCTCTCCATAATGGTTCGAGGCGAAACCTCCTCCTCCTGACTAACACCATACCTTGACCCATGAGTCTTATAAAAAGCCTTGATTTGATTATAAGAATTGACAAGATAATTAGTCATATCATCCTTACTAATCTCAGGAAATATCTTATCAGCATGAGCTAACATATCAAGTCCAACAAGAGCAGAGGACATCTCCATATTACCAGAAAGAAAAGTACCATAACTTTTAACAGCCTCAAGATAGGAAATATTTTTAAATGGATTGCCCAGAGTAAAATCTAGAATATCTTTCTGTATTCTACTTAAAGCCTCCCCTCGCTTAATTAAGTTTAATAAATTACCCTCAGCGTCTTTAGTATCTGCTTTGACAATGAACTTGCTACTAACACTTGAAGAATCAAGAAACATAGTAAGACGTGCGAAACTACTCTGTATTGCACCACTTTCATTTAAAGCCTGTTTAGTAAAATCAGAAATAGGACGCACAAGCTCCCTGAAAGAACGCAATGCAGTTTCTCTAAACCTGTAAAGCTTATAACTACTATCATCAGCCTTATTACCAAATAAGTCTAACTGCATCCCCAAGGCATCGCCTTGTCTTAAGAATCCACTGGAAAAATCAAGATTGGAAAAACTATTAAGTTTATTAGTAACCGCATCAAGAGATACTCTAGTATTACGTGAAAATGAACCTAACGTCTTGTAAAGCCCACCAAAAGATTTAAGAACTGAAGATGAGAAAAAATTAAATCCCTCCTGCAACTGTGCAAGAGACTGATTCATTTTATCAAAATGTTGAATAACCTTTCCAACACCCTCCTTAAAGGTTTCATCTTTTAATAAAACCTCAAAAGACGCACTAAATTCATCTCTCATATAACCCCTTTATTCTTACTTCTTAAATACAGCCTCAACAACCCTAGCTATTGCACTAGCATGTATATCAATCTTGTGTTTTACAATATTGTTTATTTGCTTTTGTACCTTAATTAAATCTTTATAGTACATCTTATCAATATCTATGGAGAAATAGAGTCTAGCTAGTGAAGCAAGCATTTCATAATTTTCTCTTAAAGTCTTATACTCAGTTTTAGTAAAGTAAATTAAACTAAGACACTGCGTATGAGACTTGACTGCATTTCCTAATATCCCTGTTCTTCTGAGTAAGAAACATAAGCAAAACTAACGCCATCTGTGGGCTCTCCTTAAACAAGTAGTTTCTAATTTCACTTACGCTAGTAGCCTGAAATGGATATACTAAAGATTCCAAAATTAGCTCCTCTATAATCCTACCCTTATCATCGTTGGACATCGTGATTCCAGAATCAGCACAAATAGTGAAATAAGAATGCATCTGACCAACCTCAAATTCCTTAAAGTATAAATATCCCAACCCGTCGACATAGACACATTGAATATTCCGATCCCTATGCCCCTGCTTTAGTAACTGATATTCATCAGCCTCAATTTTGGGATATTTAACATTCTCCTCGCTCCCCCCTCCAATATTCTCATTAGCTAAGGCCTTGGCAAGGCCTTAGCTCCTGATAGTTTAAGAACAGCAAATAAATCGGGATTTTCTACTTTAAGTTGTCCAATAACACTAAATTGAGCAAAATGCTTTCCATTAATACCACCTCTTTCCTGATAGTACCTTCTTGCAAACTGCCCATCATAAAATCTTGCATTCTCCATGCCACCAGAACTAATGCCATTATAGACAAAGTTACGTAACCCCACGCTTTTTGCGTAAACATCACCACTTTTGCTATAATGCAGTAAATATATATAACCATCGTAAATATGGTCTTCTGATAGCTCAAAGATGAAGGGTTGTATTCCTAAAGATACTTTAAGTAGACTAGCCTCGTCAAACTCTGGTACTTTATATAATTCTATTCGCTTCTGAATTCCACTATCACTATTAATTAAGTCATTTGCCGTCCTAGCCGTCATTGCTATCCTGTTGGGACTTAAATGTAGTTTGCCTCTTACTTCCTTAAGCTTGCTTAAGAAGTCATCTGTTGTCTTAACTTCAACTGGAGTTGATTTTGTATGCAGATCATTCATACCCTCAAGAAGATAAGAACGATACACAACCTCAGCCAGATTCCTCATAACCAATTTCTCTGCTCTCTTGATGACCTCTTCACTCTTATACTCAATATCACCAAAAGCCCTCTCCAGACTATACCCATTAAGCATAAAGGTACATTTGGATATACCGTCTTTTAAGTGTTTAGGGTCTGAATTAAAAGATGCAAGCTTACTATCCTCTTGCTTATTATCCATTGCATATAAAGTTAGTGTGCCACCCTTTTGGTTAACAGGTGTTTTTATAAAAAGACTATTTATTATATCCAAATAAGGATTATCAAAATATTTGTCCGCTATTAGTCTCTCTCTGTAAAGGGGATTATTAAAATTAATACTAAAGTTATTACTAGACACTCTACTCTTTCTCCTCTTCTATTTTTATCTTGATTCTATGTGCATTTTTTTTAGTAAACTCACTCTCTGCTTCACCAAAGCTTGCTATCCCATGCTTTCTTTGATGTAACTTAATATTTGAAATAAGATCTTCACAAGAGGTGATGTAATTATTAACCGCACCCCCTCCTGTTTTCCTAACATTAAGCATGGCAAAATTATCATTAAAGTTTTGGATGCGACTAGTTAGCTTATCAATATATGCTAACTGAGCTGCTACACTTGCATCTGCATTATTGCTATCCTCTTCTTTATTGTCTGTTTTTTCTAATTTGGTCTTAAAAGCATTGATTATCTTTTCAAGTGAATTACTTACCTCACCACATATCCTATCTGAAATACTTTCAACCATATGGTTTAACTGTTGCTCATTGCTTAAAGCATCCTCTACGGGATCTTTTAATGATTCTTGCATAAATTCTCCTTTATCCTTTCCTTCTGCAAGACTTAAGAATTTCTTAAGTTTTGCTTCAAACATAACTCTTGCACTCTCATCCTCTGCAAGATAAACTCCTTCATTTAAATAATAGTCATCGGGTACAAACCTCTTCTTTAAGCGTTTAACCAAATTCTTATTTGTAACCCTTGCAATATCCACAGCCGGTATGTCACTTCCCAAAATGGCCATGCCACCCAAAAACCGATTATCAGTCTCTTCTCCAGACTTAAACTTCTCAATATCTTTAACATAAAATTCACCACTACAACCACGCAGTGTTCCAGACTCAATCAGGTCACACAGTTGAGAATCAATTTCGCCTGAAAAATAGAGAATATCATTCTCTAGTAAAATGCTGTCAATCCATCCATTGGTTTTCTGTGCATCTACTCCCCTACTTGACCTGAAATCACTATGACCAATAAATATTGGTATGTCCCGTATTTCTTCCTTAAAATTGTTGTATATATTCTCCAGTGTCTTTCGTGTAACCTCAAACTCACCGTTAAATTTCCCTATTGTTAAAAATGGAACTCTTTCCAATCTTGTCCCCACTAAAACTAAAACCTCCTATTCCTCCAAAATAATACCCTCAGCGCCTTTATCCAAAATAATATCCTCAGCGCCAAGGTCATAAACTTTCCTAAAATACTCTTGCTTAAACTTAATATCAAACTCCTTTGCAAGCGCTATGTCCCGTTCAAGTCTCTGCTTTTCATCAAACTTCTCTATGTATCTAAATTCAGGGTAAAATCTTTGTTCTCCAAAATTAAGATCAACGACTTTCTTAATCAGTACACAAAACCCCTCCTCTACAAAACGTCTGTCAGCCATTGCATAATCCTCCCTAACCTCTTGATGCGTTTTAGATATTGCATAGCTACCAGTTGTTCCACTCTGTGTCGTAAGCGTTTGTCCCAATATTAATTTTGCTATCTGCATATCAGCGTATTCCTTAGCACGCAAGAACGCATTATTTGTTGAGTCCTTGCTTAACAACTCCTTAACATCAATCTGGTAGCTATCAGGATGCAATACGGCATAACAATTGTCTGCATGTGATATTTGATGCAAAAGATTCTCATCATCCTTCATGCTAGTCTGGCCACTCTTACTCTTAATTGTTACCATTGCACCTGTTAAAAGTTCTATAAAGCATTGATGGTAATAACTTGCTATCTCCTTACGCTCATATTCCTTCCAAACAGTGTAGAAAAGTGGAAATCCACTTGCTCCATGTTCACGTCCATTGACTAATAATAAATACTTAAAATAATGAAGTTCCTCACCTGCCTCAGAGGAGAAACCTGAAGTGAAGTAAACCTTATCATCACGAAGTTCGATATTTTCATTTAGTATGAAATCAATATTTTCAACAAAATAACAAGACTTGCCATTATAAACATCAATATCCCATGTAAGTTCAAGACAAGCAAATCCAAACGCTATCGCGTTCATACATAGTTTTGCTACCTCAAACATAGAAAATCTTTCAAACTGATTTAATATAAATTTGTATATCTCCTCTTCGCTATTATTTGAAATAATCTCGTAGTCTAGTGAAAGTCCTGTAAGCCTTGTATTCCATAAGCTTGCTACCTGACTATCTAGAAACACAAGATTCCTAAGCTTATAAAACGGAATAAAATGGTATGTATCATTAACATAATTTGAAATATCACGCCTTAACTTGTTGCCTATTTTAATACTTCTGGTTCGCATCCTACTACCCTTCTCCTTGCTTACCATATCGCCTCCTCAAGTAATAGGGTGTAGTTTTCAAGAAGCCATATGTAGTAAAGCGCTTTGCCTAAATTCTCAATTTCACTTATACTATAGTCGTAGTAAAACTTCGCAGGACGGGTCTTTTTAACCTCAATATCAAGAGCTGCTGTTGTTTTGCAACCCAGAAGACACGCCATGATAAGAAATAAAACGTAGGCTATCCAAGAATTTCTATTACTCACTTTTTATTAAAACCCCCCCAAATAAATGCTTGCGTTTTATTGAAAATGCTCATTTTCTCTTATTAAACTCCCGAATAAATTCTTCATGCGTTTTATTAAAATGCTCGCGCGCTTGCTCATCTTTTTGTTCCCTTCTTATAATATTTCGCTGCCCTTTTATAAGAGCCCTAGCAAGTTTTGCTAATCTAGAAACCACAACCGCAATTATCAGGCAGATTGCAACCAACAATCCCCAAAATTTCCCAAATATGCCCCTCAACATACTCAAATATCCTCCTAGAGCCCTCAAAAAGAAAAGCACTTCTTCTAACTATTGCCTACACAATAATTACTAAAATAAAAATAATTTAACGACCGCTTGCACTACTGCTA
The genomic region above belongs to Borrelia sp. P9F1 and contains:
- a CDS encoding phage terminase large subunit; amino-acid sequence: MKKIKTKQKADFTQEVEALQKWALSETLEAYAYQISEPDIKERLQIKNFKDLQSALQLIKELANEMQPMTTRNSDTFLHFKTFIPKFAMLHYSYNKARHKVIASPRGLGKTHNSARIFLQYLLEQDNDMTWFRYTESAVYESFVKLFSNIIAEENLENLFKIQQNKNNDLWEIRCKVSNSVLDFRGAFSSHALKGIEGKNKLLFDEATEFSIDSMLKIEGSIKKDNKIEFWYCFNHGSKSKFNKIDSKDLIEGMKKRGAYFLKLKPQDNIYLDESYFQNLEGFKYLSPQAYYEATGKIFKKEEEVVERKPLNIMSRTIKRKFSGL
- a CDS encoding DUF935 family protein, whose protein sequence is MVSKEKGSRMRTRSIKIGNKLRRDISNYVNDTYHFIPFYKLRNLVFLDSQVASLWNTRLTGLSLDYEIISNNSEEEIYKFILNQFERFSMFEVAKLCMNAIAFGFACLELTWDIDVYNGKSCYFVENIDFILNENIELRDDKVYFTSGFSSEAGEELHYFKYLLLVNGREHGASGFPLFYTVWKEYERKEIASYYHQCFIELLTGAMVTIKSKSGQTSMKDDENLLHQISHADNCYAVLHPDSYQIDVKELLSKDSTNNAFLRAKEYADMQIAKLILGQTLTTQSGTTGSYAISKTHQEVREDYAMADRRFVEEGFCVLIKKVVDLNFGEQRFYPEFRYIEKFDEKQRLERDIALAKEFDIKFKQEYFRKVYDLGAEDIILDKGAEGIILEE
- a CDS encoding phage tail tape measure protein translates to MRDEFSASFEVLLKDETFKEGVGKVIQHFDKMNQSLAQLQEGFNFFSSSVLKSFGGLYKTLGSFSRNTRVSLDAVTNKLNSFSNLDFSSGFLRQGDALGMQLDLFGNKADDSSYKLYRFRETALRSFRELVRPISDFTKQALNESGAIQSSFARLTMFLDSSSVSSKFIVKADTKDAEGNLLNLIKRGEALSRIQKDILDFTLGNPFKNISYLEAVKSYGTFLSGNMEMSSALVGLDMLAHADKIFPEISKDDMTNYLVNSYNQIKAFYKTHGSRYGVSQEEEVSPRTIMERTMNTMSMVSNKYKFNLPKGETPYKALAKSLTTNNLGAGFTLEELGVLAGTMTSAGVSASETDTSINNFLMRLARAKKKWRTDFKKDTGEDMNLVETLSYINQMSRAEHKDKDLRDVISDLMQIFTIRGAKSVAISIPNLDEMSSQIKSITLENEKDMGINSNEFRKRFQENADIMNRTFASSKKAFATVVADFQTGYGNIARGFQWMTFDIATGFIDFVNKMRASENIFAKLFGGGITLTAGVLGSFISMFSDIAPMIIAITGIYYNKGSIKGMFSDVGKALGAAGRGVGGLLKGLFIFNKSNSLLSMFIGLKNVVWGFGKGLVSVFTGFLPSAIKMGISGIVLFAKTTLAAFTGIASVIPNMAKMFNLFFLSIGENARSIYKYVSDKVIKMAVALTASKFGIVGAGLAGLYLGLDSIGALDSVKESLGSLFDGLIGKAGEFSGKVGESLKEGFGTVKDWTLEKGSYFSDLLGLSDLVGLATGDFTKKLDDTSTAFGNLAKGIGGGGEVYALGYSRLSSLSNLTSALKVGVEKNVDTGIKVVSVENGLNDLASIRSLIEKIQVFVKNIDINVLSIKENMNTAKDASQSDSVLLDQMRSAYLFGNVLDG